A region of Lathamus discolor isolate bLatDis1 chromosome 18, bLatDis1.hap1, whole genome shotgun sequence DNA encodes the following proteins:
- the CLSPN gene encoding claspin isoform X2, which yields MAAPAESPLEDSSSDLQKPLDSDSDSGQGSCETTSLGHLSKGTASPDDRDSEEEIFVRKKAKSKKVLQDSESEDGEDGGSFVQNGTPGKDRENEEEKENITALRNKKPHQIYQGLLDSDDSDTGDRLQAEGLESSRRSGLSENELEDERPLKSGKKYRKHKSYKGDFEEETAKNAVGKSRRKKEKRADSIRKLKKEKQPSTEELFDNGLEEENEDEESIESIRAAVKNKVKKYKNKERFPEDEGYKHVFDDEDEEPVEKEPKRKERKAARLSKEAIKQLHSETQRLIRESSVSLPYHVPEAKSVHDFFKRRPRPVCQGNAMALLKSAKYQLSLNEEPADSKNFSTGCKNGQIESDQSAANEPETNLGKDVGATVNKPLVDVGKNLTEDGAEKPQQDSDDCQAVGAATTDNKEEQHSDFVSTDCHEQKENEIPLAVDGAALEQRGETAPDVQCEKSSQQEEPGVVAQPEKVRKSKLDKLRELGIDLSIKPRINSGNESFINLDESDSSKELEALKARFLKHTLQTSKSKVERTINMNIIRKETTSEGKEELKADVVPAVLAAESLDEMVHTKPGEKLQALKAKLQEAMKLRRTEERQKRQALFKLDNEEMLEEEEEEEEEEMTDESEEEEGDHENEEFLLGEAEEDNEDTEEKHVEECDKETDKESIDGEKLEKSVHCDSVFKPPSTESTLMLFKDSSSKLGYSLPDEKLEMEEAADKGPTKLEDDDSFSLPTLAKENSHNSSFELIGSMIPSYQPCNKQASRGGNFLSAAGGFRSPSPGFFKTSFISSASKSSGKTSEPSLPIEDSQDLYNASPEPKSLFPGAGESQFQFSLEDDTQSQLLDADGFLNVGQHRNKYQSSKHQLPLASMDENAMDANMDELLDLCSGKFSSQAEHVPNTSSNKKQNMEELLNLCSGKFVSQTGSPTWASSVSSKAEKDSDIEDPMAEALALCSGSFPTDREEEDEEEQEEISDFQLLTDDDAFESEEDEKSGDSDGEAAEMSDDEEQLLRHRNSLKKKLRLQEFMEDEAELSGSDVGSEDEYDGEDLNEYEEEVIDEELPNEEELENQVQKLHMKAVLDEDKRQLRLYQERYLIDGDLHSDGPGRMRRFRWKNIDYASQIDLFQRDSDNDDENEQFDDTEMKWRKERFEREQWLREQKEKNKEQEEEEEIGEDSQFMKLAKKVTAKSLQKKASPAVVAQDTTLLARNPFEAFRPASDIQVKSGSLLNRPKAVLQKLAAMSDLNPNAPRNSRNFVFHTLSPDKSEEAKEKSRLQVKKRGPSAVITPLTKRSRVDSTEETSQSRSIFQYLES from the exons ATGGCGGCTCCCGCTGAG TCTCCATTAGAAGACTCGAGTTCAGACTTGCAGAAACCCCTGGACAGTGACTCTGACAGCGGACAGGGCAGCTGTGAAACAACCTCTCTGGGTCACCTCAGCAAGGGGACAGCATCTCCTGATGATAGAG ATTCAGAGGAAGAGATTTTTGTGcgtaaaaaggcaaaaagcaagaAGGTGCTTCAGGACAGTGAGAGTGAAGACGGAGAGGATGGTGGCTCTTTTGTGCAGAATGGAACTCCAGgcaaagacagggaaaatgaggaggaaaaagaaaacattacagcCCTGAGGAACAAGAAACCCCATCAGATTTACCAAGGCCTGTTAGATAGTGATGACAGTGACACTGGTGACCGACTGCAGGCTGAAGGCCTTGAATCAAGCAGGAGGTCTGGCTTGTCCGAGAATGAATTGGAAGATGAGAGACCCCTAAAATCTGGgaaaaagtacagaaaacatAAATCATATAAAGGGGATTTTgaagaagagacagcaaaaaATGCTGTAGGAAAATCGAGacgaaaaaaggagaaaagagctgACTCCattagaaagctgaaaaaagagaagcagcctAGCACAGAG GAGCTCTTTGATAATGGCTTAGAAGAGGAGAACGAGGATGAAGAGTCAATAGAATCAATACGGGCAGCAgtgaaaaacaaagtgaaaaaatacaag AACAAAGAACGGTTTCCTGAGGATGAAGGCTACAAACATGTATTTGATGATGAAGATGAGGAACCTGtagaaaaagaaccaaaaaggAAG gaACGGAAAGCAGCAAGGTTGAGTAAAGAAGCCATTAAACAACTGCATAGTGAGACCCAACGACTTATTAGAG AATCATCAGTGTCTCTCCCTTATCATGTGCCTGAGGCCAAAAGTGTTCATGACTTCTTCAAGCGTAGACCTCGACCAGTATGTCAAGGAAATGCCATGGCATTACTGAA gtcTGCTAAATACCAGCTATCCCTAAATGAAGAGCCTGCAGACAGTAAGAACTTCAGCACAGGTTGCAAAAATGGGCAGATAGAAAGTGATCAATCAGCAGCTAATGAACCAGAAACAAATCTTGGCAAAGATGTTGGTGCTACTGTGAACAAGCCTCTTGTTGATGTAGGGAAGAACTTGACAGAAGATGGTGCAGAAAAACCCCAGCAGGACAGTGACGATTGTCAGGCAGTTGGGGCTGCGACAACTGATAATAAAGAAGAACAGCACTCTGACTTTGTAAGCACTGATTGTCATGaacaaaaagagaatgaaatacCTTTAGCAGTTGATGGAGCTGCCCTTGAGCAAAGAGGTGAAACAGCACCAGATGTACAATGTGAAAAAAGCAGTCAACAAGAGGAGCCTGGAGTGGTGGCACAGCCTGAAAAAGTGAGGAAGTCCAAGTTGGATAAACTTCGAGAACTGGGAATAGACCTGTCCATCAAGCCAAGAATCAACTCTGGCAATGAATCCTTCATAAACCTGGATGAATCTGATTCAAGTAAAG AATTGGAAGCCTTGAAAGCACGTTTCTTGAAGCACACTCTTCAGACATCAAAATCCAAAGTTGAACGGACCATAAACATGAACATTATCCGTAAGGAGACTACAtctgaaggaaaggaggaacTAAAGGCAGATGTGGTCCCAGCAGTGTTAGCAGCAGAGAGCCTGGATGAAATGGTCCACACCAAGCCAG GTGAAAAGCTCCAAGCACTGAAGGCTAAACTCCAGGAGGCCATGAAACTCCGCAGGACTGAGGAACGCCAGAAGCGGCAGGCATTGTTTAAGCTGGATAATGAGGAGAtgctggaggaagaagaggaggaagaggaggaagagatgaCAGATGAgtctgaagaggaagaaggcgATCATGAG AATGAGGAATTTCTGCTTGGTGAAGCAGAGGAGGATAATGAAGatacagaagagaaacatgTTGAAGAGTGTGATAAAGAAACTGACAAAGAATCAATTGATGGTGAAAAGCTGGAGAAATCTGTGCACTGTGATTCTGTTTTCAAACCACCTTCAACAGAGTCTACATTAATGCTTTTTAAGGACAGCTCCTCAAAACTGGG GTATTCTCTTCCTGATGAGAAACTTGAAATGGAAGAAGCTGCAGACAAAGGACCTACCAAGTTAG AGGATGATGATTCCTTTTCCCTACCAACACTAGCAAAAGAGAATAGCCATAACAGCAGCTTTGAGTTGATTGGCTCCATGATTCCATCGTATCAGCCCTGTAACAAACAGGCATCACGTGGAGGGAACTTCTTATCTGCAGCAGGAGGTTTCAGGTCGCCTTCCCCAGGTTTTTTCAAAACAAGCTTTATCAGCTCTGCTTCCAAG AGCTCAGGAAAGAcatctgagccttctcttcccataGAAGATTCCCAGGATCTGTATAATGCCTCTCCTGAGCCAAAGAGTTTATTTCCAGGGGCTGGGGAGTCACAGTTCCAGTTTTCTTTGGAAGATGACACTCAGAGCCAGCTGCTTGATGCAGATGG gtttttgaATGTTGGGCAACATAGGAATAAATACCAGTCTTCCAAGCATCAGCTGCCCCTGGCTAGTATGGATGAGAATGCAATGGATGCCAATATGGATGAATTACTGGATTTGTGTTCTGGAAAGTTTAGCAGTCAAGCTGAACACGTGCCAAATACCAGTagcaacaaaaagcagaacatgGAAGAATTGCTCAATCTTTGTTCAGGAAAATTTGTGTCTCAGA CAGGTTCCCCAACATGGGCATCATCAGTATCTTCCAAGGCAGAAAAAGACAGTGACATAGAAGATCCAATGGCAGAAGCTCTAGCACTTTGTTCAGGCTCCTTTCCCACAGACAG ggaagaggaagatgaagaagaacaagaagaaatcAGTGACTTTCAGCTTTTAACAGATGACGATGCATTTGAAAGTGAAGAG GATGAAAAAAGTGGAGACAGTGATggtgaagcagcagaaatgagTGATGACGAAGAGCAATTGCTGAGACATAGAAACAGCTTGAAGAAAAAACT AAGACTGCAGGAATTCATGGAAGATGAGGCAGAGCTGTCGGGGAGTGATGTAGGAAGTGAGGATGAATATGATGGTGAAGACCTCAATGAATATGAAGAAGAGGTTATTGATGAGGAACTCCCTAACGAAGAGGAATTAGAGAACCAAGTACAGAAATTACACAT GAAAGCAGTGCTAGATGAAGACAAGCGCCAGTTACGCCTGTACCAGGAGAGATACCTCATTGATGGTGACCTGCATAGTGATGGTCCTGGCAGGATGAGGAGATTCAGATGGAAAAACATAG ATTATGCTTCACAGATTGACTTGTTCCAGAGAGACTCAGATAATGATGATGAAAATGAACAATTTGatgacacagaaatgaaatggagGAAAGAGCGATTTGAACGAGAGCAGTGGCTTCGTGAACAG aaggaaaaaaataaagagcaggaggaagaggaagaaataggTGAAGACAGCCAATTCATGAAGCTAGCAAAAAAAGTAACTGCTAAGTCCCTACAGAAGAAAG CAAGCCCAGCAGTAGTGGCACAAGACACAACACTGTTAGCCAGGAACCCCTTTGAAGCATTCAGACCAGCCAGTGATATCCAG GTAAAAAGTGGGTCTCTCTTGAACAGACCTAAAGCTGTCCTTCAGAAACTAGCAGCAATGTCAGATCTTAATCCAAATGCACCTCGAAATTCAAGGAATTTTGTCTTTCATACGCTTTCCCCAGACAAGAGTGAAGAGGCAAAGGAGAAATCCAGACTTCAG GTGAAGAAAAGAGGTCCTTCTGCAGTAATAACACCTCTGACCAAACGGTCTAGGGTGGACAGCACAGAGGAAACAAGTCAAAGCCGAAGCATATTCCAGTACTTGGAGAGCTGA
- the CLSPN gene encoding claspin isoform X1, with the protein MAAPAESPLEDSSSDLQKPLDSDSDSGQGSCETTSLGHLSKGTASPDDRDSEEEIFVRKKAKSKKVLQDSESEDGEDGGSFVQNGTPGKDRENEEEKENITALRNKKPHQIYQGLLDSDDSDTGDRLQAEGLESSRRSGLSENELEDERPLKSGKKYRKHKSYKGDFEEETAKNAVGKSRRKKEKRADSIRKLKKEKQPSTEHVDGGERYPLNDSGCLLDDKELFDNGLEEENEDEESIESIRAAVKNKVKKYKNKERFPEDEGYKHVFDDEDEEPVEKEPKRKERKAARLSKEAIKQLHSETQRLIRESSVSLPYHVPEAKSVHDFFKRRPRPVCQGNAMALLKSAKYQLSLNEEPADSKNFSTGCKNGQIESDQSAANEPETNLGKDVGATVNKPLVDVGKNLTEDGAEKPQQDSDDCQAVGAATTDNKEEQHSDFVSTDCHEQKENEIPLAVDGAALEQRGETAPDVQCEKSSQQEEPGVVAQPEKVRKSKLDKLRELGIDLSIKPRINSGNESFINLDESDSSKELEALKARFLKHTLQTSKSKVERTINMNIIRKETTSEGKEELKADVVPAVLAAESLDEMVHTKPGEKLQALKAKLQEAMKLRRTEERQKRQALFKLDNEEMLEEEEEEEEEEMTDESEEEEGDHENEEFLLGEAEEDNEDTEEKHVEECDKETDKESIDGEKLEKSVHCDSVFKPPSTESTLMLFKDSSSKLGYSLPDEKLEMEEAADKGPTKLEDDDSFSLPTLAKENSHNSSFELIGSMIPSYQPCNKQASRGGNFLSAAGGFRSPSPGFFKTSFISSASKSSGKTSEPSLPIEDSQDLYNASPEPKSLFPGAGESQFQFSLEDDTQSQLLDADGFLNVGQHRNKYQSSKHQLPLASMDENAMDANMDELLDLCSGKFSSQAEHVPNTSSNKKQNMEELLNLCSGKFVSQTGSPTWASSVSSKAEKDSDIEDPMAEALALCSGSFPTDREEEDEEEQEEISDFQLLTDDDAFESEEDEKSGDSDGEAAEMSDDEEQLLRHRNSLKKKLRLQEFMEDEAELSGSDVGSEDEYDGEDLNEYEEEVIDEELPNEEELENQVQKLHMKAVLDEDKRQLRLYQERYLIDGDLHSDGPGRMRRFRWKNIDYASQIDLFQRDSDNDDENEQFDDTEMKWRKERFEREQWLREQKEKNKEQEEEEEIGEDSQFMKLAKKVTAKSLQKKASPAVVAQDTTLLARNPFEAFRPASDIQVKSGSLLNRPKAVLQKLAAMSDLNPNAPRNSRNFVFHTLSPDKSEEAKEKSRLQVKKRGPSAVITPLTKRSRVDSTEETSQSRSIFQYLES; encoded by the exons ATGGCGGCTCCCGCTGAG TCTCCATTAGAAGACTCGAGTTCAGACTTGCAGAAACCCCTGGACAGTGACTCTGACAGCGGACAGGGCAGCTGTGAAACAACCTCTCTGGGTCACCTCAGCAAGGGGACAGCATCTCCTGATGATAGAG ATTCAGAGGAAGAGATTTTTGTGcgtaaaaaggcaaaaagcaagaAGGTGCTTCAGGACAGTGAGAGTGAAGACGGAGAGGATGGTGGCTCTTTTGTGCAGAATGGAACTCCAGgcaaagacagggaaaatgaggaggaaaaagaaaacattacagcCCTGAGGAACAAGAAACCCCATCAGATTTACCAAGGCCTGTTAGATAGTGATGACAGTGACACTGGTGACCGACTGCAGGCTGAAGGCCTTGAATCAAGCAGGAGGTCTGGCTTGTCCGAGAATGAATTGGAAGATGAGAGACCCCTAAAATCTGGgaaaaagtacagaaaacatAAATCATATAAAGGGGATTTTgaagaagagacagcaaaaaATGCTGTAGGAAAATCGAGacgaaaaaaggagaaaagagctgACTCCattagaaagctgaaaaaagagaagcagcctAGCACAGAG CATGTAGATGGTGGTGAGAGGTATCCTTTAAATGACAGTGGATGTCTTCTTGATGACAAGGAGCTCTTTGATAATGGCTTAGAAGAGGAGAACGAGGATGAAGAGTCAATAGAATCAATACGGGCAGCAgtgaaaaacaaagtgaaaaaatacaag AACAAAGAACGGTTTCCTGAGGATGAAGGCTACAAACATGTATTTGATGATGAAGATGAGGAACCTGtagaaaaagaaccaaaaaggAAG gaACGGAAAGCAGCAAGGTTGAGTAAAGAAGCCATTAAACAACTGCATAGTGAGACCCAACGACTTATTAGAG AATCATCAGTGTCTCTCCCTTATCATGTGCCTGAGGCCAAAAGTGTTCATGACTTCTTCAAGCGTAGACCTCGACCAGTATGTCAAGGAAATGCCATGGCATTACTGAA gtcTGCTAAATACCAGCTATCCCTAAATGAAGAGCCTGCAGACAGTAAGAACTTCAGCACAGGTTGCAAAAATGGGCAGATAGAAAGTGATCAATCAGCAGCTAATGAACCAGAAACAAATCTTGGCAAAGATGTTGGTGCTACTGTGAACAAGCCTCTTGTTGATGTAGGGAAGAACTTGACAGAAGATGGTGCAGAAAAACCCCAGCAGGACAGTGACGATTGTCAGGCAGTTGGGGCTGCGACAACTGATAATAAAGAAGAACAGCACTCTGACTTTGTAAGCACTGATTGTCATGaacaaaaagagaatgaaatacCTTTAGCAGTTGATGGAGCTGCCCTTGAGCAAAGAGGTGAAACAGCACCAGATGTACAATGTGAAAAAAGCAGTCAACAAGAGGAGCCTGGAGTGGTGGCACAGCCTGAAAAAGTGAGGAAGTCCAAGTTGGATAAACTTCGAGAACTGGGAATAGACCTGTCCATCAAGCCAAGAATCAACTCTGGCAATGAATCCTTCATAAACCTGGATGAATCTGATTCAAGTAAAG AATTGGAAGCCTTGAAAGCACGTTTCTTGAAGCACACTCTTCAGACATCAAAATCCAAAGTTGAACGGACCATAAACATGAACATTATCCGTAAGGAGACTACAtctgaaggaaaggaggaacTAAAGGCAGATGTGGTCCCAGCAGTGTTAGCAGCAGAGAGCCTGGATGAAATGGTCCACACCAAGCCAG GTGAAAAGCTCCAAGCACTGAAGGCTAAACTCCAGGAGGCCATGAAACTCCGCAGGACTGAGGAACGCCAGAAGCGGCAGGCATTGTTTAAGCTGGATAATGAGGAGAtgctggaggaagaagaggaggaagaggaggaagagatgaCAGATGAgtctgaagaggaagaaggcgATCATGAG AATGAGGAATTTCTGCTTGGTGAAGCAGAGGAGGATAATGAAGatacagaagagaaacatgTTGAAGAGTGTGATAAAGAAACTGACAAAGAATCAATTGATGGTGAAAAGCTGGAGAAATCTGTGCACTGTGATTCTGTTTTCAAACCACCTTCAACAGAGTCTACATTAATGCTTTTTAAGGACAGCTCCTCAAAACTGGG GTATTCTCTTCCTGATGAGAAACTTGAAATGGAAGAAGCTGCAGACAAAGGACCTACCAAGTTAG AGGATGATGATTCCTTTTCCCTACCAACACTAGCAAAAGAGAATAGCCATAACAGCAGCTTTGAGTTGATTGGCTCCATGATTCCATCGTATCAGCCCTGTAACAAACAGGCATCACGTGGAGGGAACTTCTTATCTGCAGCAGGAGGTTTCAGGTCGCCTTCCCCAGGTTTTTTCAAAACAAGCTTTATCAGCTCTGCTTCCAAG AGCTCAGGAAAGAcatctgagccttctcttcccataGAAGATTCCCAGGATCTGTATAATGCCTCTCCTGAGCCAAAGAGTTTATTTCCAGGGGCTGGGGAGTCACAGTTCCAGTTTTCTTTGGAAGATGACACTCAGAGCCAGCTGCTTGATGCAGATGG gtttttgaATGTTGGGCAACATAGGAATAAATACCAGTCTTCCAAGCATCAGCTGCCCCTGGCTAGTATGGATGAGAATGCAATGGATGCCAATATGGATGAATTACTGGATTTGTGTTCTGGAAAGTTTAGCAGTCAAGCTGAACACGTGCCAAATACCAGTagcaacaaaaagcagaacatgGAAGAATTGCTCAATCTTTGTTCAGGAAAATTTGTGTCTCAGA CAGGTTCCCCAACATGGGCATCATCAGTATCTTCCAAGGCAGAAAAAGACAGTGACATAGAAGATCCAATGGCAGAAGCTCTAGCACTTTGTTCAGGCTCCTTTCCCACAGACAG ggaagaggaagatgaagaagaacaagaagaaatcAGTGACTTTCAGCTTTTAACAGATGACGATGCATTTGAAAGTGAAGAG GATGAAAAAAGTGGAGACAGTGATggtgaagcagcagaaatgagTGATGACGAAGAGCAATTGCTGAGACATAGAAACAGCTTGAAGAAAAAACT AAGACTGCAGGAATTCATGGAAGATGAGGCAGAGCTGTCGGGGAGTGATGTAGGAAGTGAGGATGAATATGATGGTGAAGACCTCAATGAATATGAAGAAGAGGTTATTGATGAGGAACTCCCTAACGAAGAGGAATTAGAGAACCAAGTACAGAAATTACACAT GAAAGCAGTGCTAGATGAAGACAAGCGCCAGTTACGCCTGTACCAGGAGAGATACCTCATTGATGGTGACCTGCATAGTGATGGTCCTGGCAGGATGAGGAGATTCAGATGGAAAAACATAG ATTATGCTTCACAGATTGACTTGTTCCAGAGAGACTCAGATAATGATGATGAAAATGAACAATTTGatgacacagaaatgaaatggagGAAAGAGCGATTTGAACGAGAGCAGTGGCTTCGTGAACAG aaggaaaaaaataaagagcaggaggaagaggaagaaataggTGAAGACAGCCAATTCATGAAGCTAGCAAAAAAAGTAACTGCTAAGTCCCTACAGAAGAAAG CAAGCCCAGCAGTAGTGGCACAAGACACAACACTGTTAGCCAGGAACCCCTTTGAAGCATTCAGACCAGCCAGTGATATCCAG GTAAAAAGTGGGTCTCTCTTGAACAGACCTAAAGCTGTCCTTCAGAAACTAGCAGCAATGTCAGATCTTAATCCAAATGCACCTCGAAATTCAAGGAATTTTGTCTTTCATACGCTTTCCCCAGACAAGAGTGAAGAGGCAAAGGAGAAATCCAGACTTCAG GTGAAGAAAAGAGGTCCTTCTGCAGTAATAACACCTCTGACCAAACGGTCTAGGGTGGACAGCACAGAGGAAACAAGTCAAAGCCGAAGCATATTCCAGTACTTGGAGAGCTGA